From one Catellatospora sp. IY07-71 genomic stretch:
- a CDS encoding CD225/dispanin family protein: protein MTYGSQQPQIDNNMTMSIVSIFLFWPLAIPAIINANKVNPLLAAGDFAGAQAAAAESKKWSKLALIVGACIWVLSCLCCIGQAVFLNSSSSF from the coding sequence ATGACGTATGGCTCGCAGCAGCCGCAGATCGACAACAACATGACGATGTCGATCGTCTCGATCTTCCTCTTCTGGCCGCTGGCCATCCCCGCCATCATCAACGCCAACAAGGTCAACCCGCTGCTGGCGGCGGGCGACTTCGCGGGCGCCCAGGCCGCCGCGGCCGAGTCGAAGAAGTGGTCGAAGCTGGCCCTCATCGTCGGCGCCTGCATCTGGGTGCTGTCCTGCCTGTGCTGCATCGGCCAGGCCGTGTTCCTGAACAGCAGCAGCAGCTTCTGA
- a CDS encoding cobalamin B12-binding domain-containing protein gives MGSRIRVVVAKPGLDGHDRGAKVVARALRDAGMEVIYTGLHQTAEQIVETAIQEDADAVGLSVLSGAHMTLFPRVVELLRERGAGDMVVFGGGIIPDADIPELERLGVAKVFTPGATTHAIVDWVRANVATNQPA, from the coding sequence ATGGGCAGTCGTATTCGCGTGGTCGTCGCCAAGCCCGGGCTCGACGGTCACGACCGCGGCGCGAAGGTGGTGGCCCGCGCCCTGCGCGACGCCGGCATGGAGGTCATCTACACCGGCCTGCACCAGACGGCGGAGCAGATCGTGGAGACCGCGATCCAGGAGGACGCCGACGCGGTCGGTCTGTCCGTGCTGTCCGGCGCGCACATGACGCTGTTCCCCCGCGTCGTCGAGCTGCTGCGCGAGCGCGGCGCGGGCGACATGGTGGTCTTCGGCGGCGGCATCATCCCCGACGCCGACATCCCCGAGCTGGAGCGGCTGGGCGTGGCCAAGGTCTTCACGCCGGGCGCGACCACCCACGCGATCGTGGACTGGGTGCGCGCCAACGTCGCCACCAACCAGCCCGCCTGA
- a CDS encoding DUF6350 family protein, with protein MTEHGESLGAPPELRRVGPGEEEPARPDEVSGTRSRAAETGPDEARVAVRETVKLDLSRPAGPAPSGYGSDVDGADGDIATMDTVLIPHGRPGEDVSTMETVLLPRGRPTGMRRPRGAPLPVAALVNTGWAALQLLGPLFLLTVAVRAAEGPIDWALSLRFVLAGWLLGHGVPLTVALDGRLGAMELAPLALTALALWRVSRAGVHTTRAIGAQGSGSLRQAALAAGAVGLVYGIFGVAAAALAQAPGLLVLPWRAGLHFALLGLAAGALGSVRAGGVLRRLARRTPVLLRDGVRAGVVAALLVLAVGAGAVGLAVAINGGAAARDMAGFSTGVLGQAGLTLLSLAYGPNLAVWAASYLLGPGFAAGTLPLTQLPVFAGVPDGPLRGVGWLLTVLPLLAGAAAAALMARRRLRPRRTRHGDVVTPPARWLRMCGSALAAGVVAGLLLAAAAYASGGALPVTGAVRTGPVVWQVALMAALVVTLGGLLGVAGFWSWRGFRRQA; from the coding sequence ATGACGGAGCATGGTGAGTCCCTCGGCGCGCCGCCTGAGCTGCGGCGTGTCGGGCCGGGCGAGGAGGAGCCGGCCCGCCCGGACGAGGTGTCCGGCACCCGATCGCGCGCGGCCGAGACCGGACCGGACGAGGCCCGGGTGGCCGTGCGCGAGACGGTCAAGCTGGACCTGTCCCGCCCGGCCGGTCCGGCCCCGAGCGGGTACGGCTCCGACGTGGACGGCGCCGACGGTGACATCGCCACCATGGACACGGTGCTCATCCCGCACGGACGGCCCGGTGAGGACGTCTCCACCATGGAGACGGTGCTGCTGCCGCGCGGGCGGCCCACCGGGATGCGGCGCCCGCGCGGCGCGCCGCTGCCGGTGGCGGCGCTGGTCAACACCGGCTGGGCCGCGCTGCAGCTGCTCGGCCCGCTGTTCCTGCTGACGGTCGCGGTGCGGGCCGCCGAAGGCCCGATCGACTGGGCCCTGTCGCTGCGCTTCGTGCTGGCCGGGTGGCTGCTCGGCCACGGCGTGCCGCTCACCGTCGCGCTCGACGGCCGGCTCGGCGCGATGGAGCTCGCCCCGCTCGCGCTCACCGCGCTCGCGCTGTGGCGGGTCAGCCGGGCGGGTGTGCACACCACCCGGGCCATCGGCGCGCAGGGCAGCGGCTCGCTCCGGCAGGCGGCCCTGGCCGCGGGCGCCGTCGGGCTGGTGTACGGCATCTTCGGCGTCGCCGCGGCCGCGCTGGCCCAGGCGCCCGGGCTGCTGGTGCTGCCGTGGCGGGCCGGGCTGCACTTCGCGCTGCTCGGCCTGGCGGCCGGGGCGCTCGGCTCGGTGCGGGCCGGTGGCGTGCTGCGCCGCCTCGCCCGGCGCACCCCGGTGCTGCTGCGCGACGGCGTACGGGCCGGGGTGGTGGCGGCGCTGCTGGTCCTCGCGGTCGGCGCGGGCGCGGTGGGGCTGGCCGTCGCGATCAACGGCGGTGCGGCCGCCCGGGACATGGCCGGGTTCTCGACCGGCGTGCTCGGCCAGGCCGGTCTCACCCTGCTGAGCCTGGCCTACGGGCCCAACCTCGCCGTCTGGGCGGCGTCCTACCTGCTCGGGCCGGGCTTCGCGGCGGGCACGCTGCCGCTGACGCAGCTGCCGGTGTTCGCCGGGGTGCCGGACGGCCCGCTGCGCGGGGTCGGCTGGCTGCTGACCGTGCTGCCGCTGCTGGCCGGGGCGGCTGCCGCGGCGCTGATGGCGCGCCGCCGGCTGCGGCCGCGCCGGACGCGGCACGGCGACGTGGTCACCCCGCCCGCGCGCTGGCTGCGGATGTGCGGCTCGGCGCTGGCCGCGGGCGTGGTGGCGGGGCTGCTGCTGGCCGCGGCGGCGTACGCGTCGGGCGGGGCGCTGCCGGTGACCGGCGCGGTGCGCACGGGGCCGGTGGTCTGGCAGGTGGCGCTGATGGCGGCGCTGGTGGTGACGCTGGGCGGGCTGCTCGGCGTGGCCGGGTTCTGGAGCTGGCGCGGGTTTCGCCGCCAGGCATGA
- the sucD gene encoding succinate--CoA ligase subunit alpha, with the protein MAIWLTKDSKVIVQGMTGSEGSKHTRRMLKAGTNIVGGVNPRKAGTTVEFDGTEVPVFGSVADAMKETGADVTVIFVPPAFTKGAVVEAIDAGIGLAVVITEGVPVHDSAAFWAHAVATGNKTRIIGPNCPGVASPGASNAGIIPADISGSGRIGLVSKSGTLTYQLMYELRDIGFSTAVGIGGDPIIGTTHIDALAAFQEDPDTDAIVMIGEIGGDAEERAAEFIKAHVTKPVVGYIAGFTAPPGKTMGHAGAIISGSSGTADAKKEALEAAGVKVGKTPSETARLMREVMSGL; encoded by the coding sequence ATGGCTATCTGGCTCACCAAGGACTCCAAGGTCATCGTCCAGGGCATGACCGGCTCGGAGGGCTCCAAGCACACCCGGCGCATGCTGAAGGCCGGCACGAACATCGTGGGCGGCGTGAACCCGCGCAAGGCGGGCACCACCGTCGAGTTCGACGGCACCGAGGTGCCGGTGTTCGGCTCGGTGGCCGACGCGATGAAGGAGACCGGCGCCGACGTCACCGTCATCTTCGTGCCGCCGGCCTTCACCAAGGGCGCGGTCGTCGAGGCGATCGACGCGGGCATCGGCCTGGCCGTCGTGATCACCGAGGGCGTGCCGGTGCACGACTCGGCCGCCTTCTGGGCGCACGCGGTCGCCACCGGCAACAAGACCCGGATCATCGGCCCGAACTGCCCCGGCGTCGCGTCCCCGGGCGCCAGCAACGCGGGCATCATCCCGGCCGACATCTCCGGCTCCGGCCGCATCGGCCTGGTGTCCAAGTCCGGCACGCTGACCTACCAGCTCATGTACGAGCTGCGGGACATCGGCTTCTCCACCGCGGTCGGCATCGGCGGTGACCCGATCATCGGCACCACCCACATCGACGCGCTCGCGGCGTTCCAGGAGGACCCGGACACCGACGCGATCGTCATGATCGGCGAGATCGGCGGCGACGCCGAGGAGCGCGCGGCCGAGTTCATCAAGGCCCACGTGACCAAGCCGGTGGTCGGCTACATCGCCGGCTTCACCGCTCCGCCCGGCAAGACCATGGGCCACGCGGGCGCGATCATCTCGGGCTCGTCCGGCACCGCCGACGCCAAGAAGGAGGCGCTGGAGGCGGCCGGGGTCAAGGTCGGCAAGACGCCGTCGGAGACCGCCCGCCTGATGCGCGAGGTCATGTCCGGCCTCTGA
- the sucC gene encoding ADP-forming succinate--CoA ligase subunit beta: MDLYEYQGRDVFEKHGLPVLAGGVAETPEEARAIAERLGGRVVVKAQVKVGGRGKAGGVKLAADAEEAYARANDILGMDIKGHTVHKVMLAETANIAEEYYFSYLLDRANRTFLCIASVAGGMEIETVAEEQPEKVAKIAIDANRGVDEALAREIVTAGHFPAEVADQVVAIAVDLWKTFIAEDATLVEVNPLAKTAEGKVLCLDAKVTLDENAGFRHADHEALEDKAAVDPLEQAAKAKDLNYVKLDGEVGIIGNGAGLVMSTLDVVAYAGEQFGGVKPANFLDIGGGASAEVMANGLEIVLSDPAVKSVFVNVFGGITACDAVANGIVQALAMLEGRGEQVTKPLVVRLDGNNAEAGRAILDGANNPLVERVDTMDGAAKRAAELAAAGK, from the coding sequence GTGGACCTGTACGAGTACCAGGGGCGCGATGTCTTCGAAAAGCACGGCCTGCCCGTGCTCGCCGGTGGCGTCGCCGAGACCCCGGAGGAGGCCCGCGCCATCGCCGAGCGGCTGGGCGGCCGGGTCGTCGTCAAGGCTCAGGTGAAGGTCGGCGGCCGCGGCAAGGCCGGCGGCGTGAAGCTCGCGGCCGACGCCGAAGAGGCGTACGCCCGCGCGAACGACATCCTCGGCATGGACATCAAGGGCCACACGGTCCACAAGGTGATGCTCGCCGAGACCGCGAACATCGCGGAGGAGTACTACTTCTCCTACCTGCTCGACCGGGCGAACCGCACCTTCCTGTGCATCGCCAGCGTCGCGGGCGGCATGGAGATCGAGACCGTCGCCGAGGAGCAGCCGGAGAAGGTCGCGAAGATCGCGATCGACGCCAACCGCGGCGTCGACGAGGCGCTGGCCCGTGAGATCGTCACCGCCGGCCACTTCCCGGCCGAGGTCGCCGACCAGGTCGTCGCCATCGCGGTGGACCTGTGGAAGACCTTCATCGCCGAGGACGCCACCCTGGTCGAGGTCAACCCGCTGGCCAAGACCGCCGAGGGCAAGGTGCTCTGCCTCGACGCCAAGGTCACGCTGGACGAGAACGCCGGCTTCCGCCACGCCGACCACGAGGCGCTCGAGGACAAGGCCGCGGTCGACCCGCTGGAGCAGGCCGCCAAGGCCAAGGACCTCAACTACGTCAAGCTCGACGGCGAGGTCGGCATCATCGGCAACGGTGCGGGCCTGGTCATGTCCACCCTCGACGTGGTGGCGTACGCGGGCGAGCAGTTCGGCGGCGTCAAGCCCGCGAACTTCCTCGACATCGGCGGCGGCGCGTCGGCCGAGGTGATGGCCAACGGTCTGGAGATCGTGCTGTCCGACCCGGCCGTGAAGAGCGTCTTCGTGAACGTGTTCGGCGGCATCACCGCGTGCGACGCGGTCGCCAACGGCATCGTGCAGGCGCTGGCCATGCTGGAGGGCCGCGGCGAGCAGGTCACCAAGCCGCTGGTCGTACGCCTCGACGGCAACAACGCCGAAGCCGGTCGCGCCATCCTCGACGGCGCCAACAACCCGCTCGTGGAGCGGGTCGACACCATGGACGGCGCCGCCAAGCGCGCCGCCGAGCTCGCAGCGGCTGGGAAGTGA